Proteins encoded within one genomic window of Phototrophicus methaneseepsis:
- the cas2 gene encoding CRISPR-associated endonuclease Cas2 translates to MLWIVSYDIPNDKRRRKVAKVMEGFGRRAQYSVFECDLTLAKMAQLTKSLKRLINNEEDDVRFYPLNKADVQRVRLLGKAQLNRAKGWYMV, encoded by the coding sequence ATGCTATGGATCGTGAGTTATGACATTCCAAATGATAAACGCCGCCGAAAAGTGGCCAAAGTGATGGAAGGATTCGGGCGCAGGGCACAATACAGCGTGTTTGAGTGCGATCTGACGTTGGCGAAAATGGCTCAACTGACCAAAAGCCTGAAGCGACTCATCAATAATGAGGAAGATGATGTACGTTTTTACCCGCTCAATAAGGCCGATGTTCAGCGCGTTCGACTGCTAGGGAAAGCACAATTAAACCGTGCAAAAGGATGGTATATGGTTTGA
- a CDS encoding ribonuclease HI family protein produces the protein MLTNPSRGNLIVYADGSISTQRAGVGIAVCSAEGHILHVGNQSLPHMTSNEAEYAALYFALQEAQRWQPLQLEIRMDNEVVVNQMAGHFAVNSPRLKRMHQHACKLARQFAQIRYCQIPRDLNAIADALASEASAGRKWKMVR, from the coding sequence ATGCTGACGAACCCGTCTCGTGGTAACTTGATTGTTTATGCAGATGGTTCGATCTCGACTCAACGAGCAGGCGTAGGCATTGCTGTCTGCTCAGCAGAGGGGCATATTCTGCATGTTGGGAACCAGTCCCTACCGCATATGACCAGCAACGAAGCAGAATATGCTGCGTTATACTTCGCTTTGCAAGAAGCTCAACGCTGGCAGCCACTACAGCTTGAAATCCGGATGGATAATGAGGTTGTAGTCAATCAGATGGCTGGACACTTTGCTGTGAATAGCCCCCGTCTCAAGCGGATGCACCAACATGCGTGCAAACTGGCTCGACAATTCGCGCAGATACGTTACTGTCAGATCCCGCGCGATTTGAATGCCATCGCTGATGCCTTAGCATCCGAGGCCTCTGCCGGACGCAAATGGAAGATGGTCAGGTGA
- a CDS encoding extracellular matrix/biofilm biosynthesis regulator RemA family protein: protein MPRMIILGRGGMLDADRVIAVVPAKSAPVKRMLDAAPPNTIIDMTYGYPRLSVAVLENGCFAIIPHSAAALAEQLAIEERMPDADEPVSW from the coding sequence ATGCCAAGAATGATCATTCTCGGTCGAGGCGGTATGCTCGATGCAGATCGTGTGATCGCCGTTGTGCCAGCGAAATCCGCCCCAGTGAAACGTATGCTAGATGCTGCACCTCCTAATACCATCATCGATATGACGTACGGCTATCCGCGACTATCGGTGGCAGTACTGGAAAATGGCTGCTTCGCCATTATTCCGCACAGTGCAGCAGCACTCGCCGAACAGTTAGCGATTGAAGAAAGGATGCCTGATGCTGACGAACCCGTCTCGTGGTAA
- the cas1 gene encoding CRISPR-associated endonuclease Cas1, protein MSVVYVREQGSMVRKRGERLFVTLGKEEVFDIPLANLEQLVLVGNVQMTTQTATLLLRSHVDVVFMSTYGKFRGRLMLNESRFAQLRHAQLRLCDDDRRSLDIAAQIVAGKVNNQRVVLQRRAEEDAYARQALNGMMSMLQSALQANDLDQLRGYEGKAAAYYFDGVKTFFDPTWGFTKREYYPPPDPANAMLSFAYTLLLKDVVAKIQIVGLDPYLGFFHTLGYNRPGLALDIMEEFRPSISDSVVLTLVRSNQITLDDFEKTNRPDLPVRLAKPAIEKLIEAYEQRLHERIFHPLANGQTSYRRAIELQVRRMAQVILGDAPTYESIQQR, encoded by the coding sequence ATGTCAGTGGTTTATGTACGCGAACAAGGCAGTATGGTCCGTAAGCGTGGCGAGCGTTTATTTGTCACGCTCGGTAAAGAAGAAGTGTTCGACATTCCGTTGGCAAATCTTGAGCAGCTTGTGCTGGTTGGTAATGTTCAAATGACGACACAAACAGCCACCCTGCTGCTCCGATCACATGTAGACGTTGTGTTCATGAGCACCTACGGCAAATTTCGTGGTCGTTTGATGCTCAACGAATCACGCTTTGCACAATTGCGTCATGCACAGCTACGTCTTTGCGACGACGACCGTCGTAGTTTAGATATCGCAGCCCAGATTGTTGCGGGAAAAGTTAATAATCAGCGCGTAGTTCTACAACGACGAGCTGAAGAAGATGCATATGCACGACAGGCTCTTAACGGCATGATGTCGATGTTGCAGAGCGCGCTGCAAGCCAATGACCTGGATCAACTACGCGGGTATGAAGGCAAAGCAGCAGCTTACTACTTTGATGGGGTAAAGACCTTTTTTGACCCTACCTGGGGCTTTACCAAACGAGAATACTATCCCCCACCAGACCCAGCGAACGCCATGCTCAGCTTTGCATATACGCTGCTGTTGAAAGATGTCGTAGCGAAGATACAAATCGTAGGGTTAGACCCATATCTTGGATTCTTCCATACCTTAGGGTACAACCGCCCAGGCCTGGCTTTAGACATTATGGAAGAGTTTCGCCCTTCAATCAGTGATTCCGTTGTCCTGACACTAGTACGTAGCAATCAAATCACATTGGATGATTTCGAGAAGACGAACCGCCCAGATTTGCCAGTAAGGTTGGCTAAACCCGCAATCGAAAAGCTGATCGAAGCCTACGAGCAACGACTACACGAGCGAATTTTCCATCCGCTTGCAAACGGACAGACAAGCTATAGGCGGGCAATCGAACTCCAGGTTCGGCGGATGGCCCAGGTCATCTTAGGAGATGCCCCTACCTATGAAAGTATTCAACAACGTTAG
- a CDS encoding reverse transcriptase domain-containing protein — MAKWTKTNPSPDILFSMAALRRAWQVVRRSGPSPGVDGVTMQSFAANLDAELNRLRQQICAETYVPESVRRIFIKKSSGKERPISIWTVRDRVAQRVVLDFLAPYLEQIFLPCSYGFRQGISTKDAAAAVSHFRDSGRIWVLDADIHDCFGSIDCDLLMGQVRRVVHSTVSKNLLHQWLRTPIKGFPGQEAQVSQGGVISPMLANLYLHRFDEMAMAALPQSKLVRFADDFIVLSRTEEEAVWSLEVARRSLANLRLNLNMRKTRILHFEEGFEFLGFAFKGNQYRNLSTGA; from the coding sequence ATGGCAAAGTGGACAAAGACTAACCCATCGCCGGATATTCTGTTTTCTATGGCTGCGCTGCGCCGGGCATGGCAGGTTGTCCGGCGCAGTGGCCCCTCGCCTGGTGTTGATGGTGTCACGATGCAGTCCTTCGCTGCCAACCTGGACGCGGAGTTAAATCGGTTACGTCAACAGATCTGTGCAGAAACGTATGTACCCGAATCTGTACGTCGCATTTTCATCAAAAAGTCGTCCGGCAAAGAACGTCCAATCAGCATTTGGACAGTTCGTGACAGAGTAGCGCAGCGAGTCGTACTAGACTTCCTGGCTCCCTATCTCGAACAAATCTTTCTGCCGTGCAGCTATGGTTTTCGACAAGGCATATCGACAAAAGATGCTGCTGCCGCAGTCTCACACTTCCGCGATAGTGGAAGGATATGGGTCCTCGACGCAGATATTCATGATTGCTTCGGCAGCATTGACTGTGATCTGTTGATGGGCCAGGTTCGGCGTGTTGTGCATTCAACAGTCTCAAAGAACCTGCTTCATCAATGGCTGAGAACACCTATCAAAGGTTTTCCTGGTCAAGAAGCACAAGTGTCGCAAGGCGGGGTTATTTCACCGATGTTGGCAAATCTCTATCTACATCGGTTCGACGAAATGGCGATGGCTGCACTACCTCAGTCCAAGTTAGTTCGGTTCGCTGATGATTTTATTGTCCTTAGCCGAACCGAAGAGGAAGCTGTCTGGAGCCTTGAAGTTGCGCGACGATCTTTAGCGAATCTGCGCCTCAATCTAAATATGCGTAAAACACGCATACTTCACTTCGAAGAAGGCTTTGAGTTTCTTGGTTTCGCCTTTAAGGGCAACCAATATCGAAATTTATCCACGGGAGCGTAA
- a CDS encoding GTPase domain-containing protein — protein MPNSGKKTLLNSLWDWDAVEESSESVRNYGLFTLIDLSADAYDVASIMYRLENAELVVYVLDCAQGLTPESYNWIARLRSLDTTLLVILSRADELPKAALKSRLETLEKKLARPILPIVANDKQAVQGDFVKSVLRLCPDLSAPLASEIPALRSAVARRMVIQAVMTSLQAVSDGSELSLTHDLKQVQANLIREIAGIYGYRGMSRVRERFFLSLFIRWITNQGIPQLESVPYTKSWMRSGGFSAALTFAIGYLTIFAYGATLPNWMNVFTPQAWRTHHGKVDKD, from the coding sequence TTGCCAAATTCTGGGAAGAAGACGCTTCTAAATAGCCTGTGGGATTGGGATGCTGTCGAGGAAAGTAGTGAATCGGTTCGCAATTATGGACTGTTCACACTCATCGACCTTTCTGCTGATGCTTATGATGTCGCCAGCATTATGTATCGGCTCGAGAATGCAGAATTAGTCGTTTACGTTCTGGACTGTGCCCAGGGACTCACGCCAGAAAGTTATAATTGGATTGCACGTCTTCGCAGCCTCGATACAACGCTCCTGGTGATTCTCAGCCGTGCTGATGAACTTCCCAAAGCGGCTCTAAAAAGTCGACTTGAAACCCTGGAGAAGAAACTCGCTCGCCCCATCTTGCCGATTGTCGCGAATGACAAGCAAGCGGTACAAGGTGATTTCGTCAAATCTGTGCTGCGGTTGTGCCCTGATTTATCGGCACCTCTTGCTTCGGAGATTCCAGCATTACGTTCTGCCGTTGCGCGGCGAATGGTGATACAAGCGGTGATGACCAGTCTTCAAGCAGTATCGGATGGCAGCGAGTTGAGCCTCACACACGATCTGAAGCAGGTTCAGGCCAATCTCATCCGCGAGATCGCAGGAATCTATGGCTATAGAGGCATGTCGCGGGTCCGAGAACGTTTCTTTTTGTCTTTGTTCATTCGCTGGATTACGAATCAGGGAATTCCCCAGCTCGAAAGTGTACCCTATACGAAGTCGTGGATGCGTTCAGGTGGATTTTCTGCTGCCCTGACCTTTGCGATCGGCTATCTGACAATCTTCGCATACGGTGCGACTTTGCCGAACTGGATGAATGTCTTCACGCCACAAGCCTGGAGAACACATCATGGCAAAGTGGACAAAGACTAA